Proteins encoded in a region of the Pseudomonas syringae KCTC 12500 genome:
- a CDS encoding DUF4435 domain-containing protein, with the protein MDSFTVPLADSQSLNIPLAAGDALYLLGANGTGKSTLLYQWAHSKNNSVLISGSRDITLDSPAVSISANQALLEAGYAKGQLTQSGARYAKSFHNNESWLRTLFFKLKAKGDYQNDQYRIADQQGDVAEKNNLHETMPIELLNRAFEAAHLPLVFGWSELSELLVTRKTIDNPYGMNQMSDGERSACIIAVQVILAPEHTILFIDEPERHLHRAISAPLISYLRQIRPDISWVIATHDLSLARDDSSSSKLLVYSYRENCWNADLITGTAEITHTIAEAIYGAKQKVLFVEGDADSLDLSLYKLLYSNITVVPTGSCKEVEQAIAGLNNIQSIHHMDAFGIVDADNRVNLENLQEKGIYSLGLYAIESIYYHPIIIYGLLETAGTDLSFEEIIEAACLTIKPTDVTRLARDAAYKAFRAAYLNAIPSVNEFCDGRIFQEASTTQVDRPEQYEQNFRKMIDSRDWESVLTSFKIKTTSAPNEIARKLGYTNASNYVTAARKLIKNNLNIRTALCQILPDPFEIFINLQTS; encoded by the coding sequence ATGGATTCGTTTACTGTTCCGCTAGCAGATTCCCAGAGCCTTAATATTCCGCTTGCCGCAGGTGACGCTTTATATTTATTAGGAGCGAATGGGACTGGTAAATCTACACTACTATATCAGTGGGCACATTCCAAAAATAATTCTGTGCTTATTTCCGGAAGCAGAGATATAACCTTAGACAGTCCAGCCGTTTCAATTAGTGCTAACCAAGCGCTGTTGGAGGCAGGTTATGCCAAAGGCCAACTTACTCAATCCGGGGCAAGGTATGCTAAAAGCTTTCACAACAATGAATCTTGGCTAAGAACCCTTTTTTTCAAACTGAAAGCGAAGGGCGACTATCAAAATGATCAATATAGAATAGCTGATCAACAAGGTGATGTAGCCGAAAAGAACAATCTGCATGAGACCATGCCCATTGAACTACTGAACAGGGCATTCGAAGCAGCGCATCTACCGCTAGTATTTGGATGGTCAGAACTTTCAGAACTATTGGTTACTAGAAAGACGATTGACAATCCTTACGGAATGAACCAAATGTCCGACGGGGAAAGATCAGCTTGTATTATTGCGGTACAAGTGATTCTTGCTCCCGAGCACACTATCCTTTTCATAGATGAGCCTGAGCGTCACCTACATCGAGCGATTTCAGCCCCGCTTATCAGCTATCTACGTCAGATAAGACCGGACATCAGCTGGGTCATTGCCACGCATGACTTGAGTTTGGCTAGAGATGATTCTAGCTCGTCAAAACTACTCGTATATAGTTATCGTGAGAATTGTTGGAATGCTGACCTAATAACCGGTACGGCAGAGATTACTCACACCATCGCTGAAGCCATTTACGGGGCAAAACAGAAAGTGCTTTTTGTCGAGGGCGACGCTGACAGCTTGGACCTCTCGCTCTACAAATTGCTATACAGTAACATCACAGTCGTTCCGACGGGGTCATGCAAAGAAGTTGAACAGGCCATTGCAGGTCTCAACAATATTCAAAGCATTCACCACATGGATGCTTTTGGCATAGTGGATGCTGACAATCGTGTTAATCTAGAGAATCTGCAAGAAAAAGGAATCTACTCCCTCGGCCTTTATGCAATTGAGTCAATCTACTACCATCCTATCATCATCTATGGGCTGCTAGAGACAGCTGGCACAGATTTATCATTTGAAGAAATAATTGAAGCAGCATGCTTGACCATAAAACCAACGGACGTAACTCGACTGGCGAGAGACGCGGCCTACAAAGCGTTCAGAGCTGCTTATTTAAATGCAATCCCTTCCGTTAACGAATTTTGCGATGGACGGATATTCCAAGAAGCCTCAACGACTCAAGTCGATAGGCCAGAGCAATACGAACAAAATTTCAGGAAAATGATAGATTCAAGAGACTGGGAGTCGGTCCTTACCTCATTCAAAATAAAAACAACTAGCGCACCCAATGAAATCGCGAGAAAGCTAGGCTACACGAACGCTTCGAATTATGTAACCGCCGCTAGAAAGCTGATCAAGAACAACCTGAATATCCGAACCGCTCTTTGTCAAATTTTACCTGACCCATTTGAGATATTTATCAACTTGCAGACCTCATAG